TACATGAGTTTAATCATAAATAAGTCATACAAATTCCTTACATGATGTAATCATCTACAAGATGAAGGGtctttttctttacattttgttgtttgttttaaacTTCTATATGACCAAACCTGAGACTGAAAACGTAATTTCTTTCTGattatatgattaattaattacttgatttttgtttaacttataATGGAGATCAATTATAGGCAATATATGTTTGAAACATAGGATGCTTTATTGAGTGGCATCTACATTGTGATATGTCTCAGTTTGTGACATGTAGAGTTTACACTGTGATCTGATTTACTTTATAGGAAGTTGCTGAATCTGTCAAGAAAGATTTTGGCACTATCGACATACTTGTGCACTCGCTTGCTAATGGACCAGAGGTATTACAATAATGAGGTTTCTTGTTACCTCATGTCTTTTAGCTTTACCTGACACTCAACTTTGTTTTAGGTCAGCAAACCATTGTCTGAGACATCTCGAAAAGGATATCTTGCTGCCTTGTCTGCATCAAGTTACTCTTATATTTCCTTACTCAAACATTTTCTTCCAATCATGAACCAAGGCATGTTCATTACTGAAAGAGGGTTGCCATTTTGTTGCTTCATTGTTCAATCAGTTATTGTTCTCACCTTACTGTTTTGGTTGTAGATGGATCTGCAATCTCTCTTACTTACATTGCTTCAGAGAGGATCATTCCTGGGTGTGTTGGATATGCTTTAAAAGTTCTCaaacttgtttattttgatcacatttttttacttaatgttttaaaatgttCTGCATGCAGATATGGTGGTGGCATGAGCTCTGCAAAAGCTGCTTTAGAAAGTGATACTAGAgtgagttttatttttcagtttttcaaATTATGTGCATTTAGCTTCTTATTCCTAACCCCCTTTTACCCTTTGgatatttgatattatatataatgttttctgcttttcaggttcTTGCTTTTGAAGCTGGCAGAAAGAAAAGAATCAGAGTCAATACCATATCCGCAGGTATTGATGGCTTACcaaatgagttttttttctgCTTTCCTTTTCTCCATGTAATGACACAAATTCTTAATGACGTGAATTGCTTGGTGAAGAAGGAAGtgttggttttttattttttatttttttgcatgtCATTGAATTCAGAACAAATTGATAGACAGGTTGACTTAAATTGTTTTCAGTTGCATGTCAATGAATTCAGTAGAAATTGATCAACATGTTGAGTTGTTTTGAATGACTAGGTCCTCTGGGAAGCCGTGCAGCAAAAGCAATTGGCTTCATTGACATGATGATTGATTATTCATTCACCAATGCACCACTTCAGAAAGAACTACACGCTGGTAATGTTTCACTCTGAGACTCTTCCTTTCTGAAATGACCCTTCTGCACCTTTTTGCCTGCAACTACTTACACATTGGAGATTTTGTAACAGAGGAGGTAGGCAACACTGCTGCATTCTTGTCATCACCTTTGGCATCAGCCATTACAGGTTCTGTTATTTATGTTGACAATGGCCTAAACGCTATGGGTGTTGGAGTTGACAGTCCAATATTCCATCAACTTGACATTCCAAAGGAGCACCATTGAAATTATAGATTGAGGTCCTTAGTTTTTCTCTGCTACAACTTAGACCCTATGGCCTAGgattatgaagaaaaataaaaaccatgAGGTGTTAGTTTTCACAATTCCATAAATTTCTAAGCATTGTTTGAACTTTGTTACCTTACCACTGTTTTTCATCAATTATGATACACTTTTCATCATCCTCTGCACAATGTATGTTCTCATTTGAAGAGTCATACCTTGAGGGATGAGGATTTGAGATTGTTTTAGttcttaaaaaattgaataggTTGGTTGAATTTTCTAATGTCTCTTTGAAATGTTTCTAACGAAGTCCTTGTACTTTCAAATACAGttgtatttaaaaattgaaatcaatttaaatttctCAAATTTTGCAGGTTTAACTTccactatataaaaaaatggtaactttattacttgaaaaatacaacaattaaactgttatttatttatgaacaTGTTGTTTAAGATTTCAAATTATTGCAGCTCTTGCTTCCAACAAATAGATATATAACGAATGTATCGCACGAAGCTTAGCTAAACCCTAGGATAACAAATTcttattaagatttttttttattttcttttagaagaaAAAGGTATATCATTAATCACCAAATTTAGGGATGAGAACAAGGTCAATGAGGTAGGTTGATGACTCATTAATTTATGTgattatatttgataattttattactttcttt
This sequence is a window from Vigna angularis cultivar LongXiaoDou No.4 chromosome 2, ASM1680809v1, whole genome shotgun sequence. Protein-coding genes within it:
- the LOC108327767 gene encoding enoyl-[acyl-carrier-protein] reductase [NADH] 2, chloroplastic-like, with the protein product MATTTVSNFPTAMSRPNIPSSQRFANVSPVNLGGRFKVDDSCHKLASVFHVSSSQPFLKMTAAAVTYKKIRTNAMSVSSSDSEVTGLPIDLKGKRAFIAGVADDNGYGWAIAKSLAAAGAEILVGTWVPALNIFESSLRRGKFDESRKLQDGSLMEIAKVYPLDAVYDNPEDVPEDVKANKRYAGATNWTVQEVAESVKKDFGTIDILVHSLANGPEVSKPLSETSRKGYLAALSASSYSYISLLKHFLPIMNQDGSAISLTYIASERIIPGYGGGMSSAKAALESDTRVLAFEAGRKKRIRVNTISAGPLGSRAAKAIGFIDMMIDYSFTNAPLQKELHAEEVGNTAAFLSSPLASAITGSVIYVDNGLNAMGVGVDSPIFHQLDIPKEHH